A part of Crassostrea angulata isolate pt1a10 chromosome 5, ASM2561291v2, whole genome shotgun sequence genomic DNA contains:
- the LOC128183763 gene encoding uncharacterized protein LOC128183763, whose product MRETSNQKIKYIKWERMTKEKNGKQVTQIMPKTYEKSATEVVLDLAKELDKLAAHLFVAAWQQNQFSHLLKSVPSHWVILNMDFSENYSCVNQNEVQSAHWGHNNITIHPAVSYYRCPNENCNDTIQESLIFVSDDLVHDAHAVATFVAKANEHLQNKRGLIIEKQIQFTDGCSAQYKSKTPFTDISYSKEDYGFVVERHFYGSRHGKGPSDGAGAVVKSGARRAVMGMNVVINNAEDLYNFGKEKLESTEEKTDHLHHKRTFFLIENIDRNRPDRSKTKTVPGTRKLQCIKSTEEKYSLLTRNLSCFCQVCVDNTADEIQCENSELVDQWTSQELHHTAVGNDVRQTRGRGRNAGTRGARARRGDRGLRNRGGGRTREEDRDLRIGEGGRGVRTRGEERGARTRGEGRDIRIGEGGRGVRTRGEERGARTRGEDRDLRIGEGGRGVRTRGARTRGEDRDLRIGEGGRGVRTRGEERGAGTRGEGRDVRIGEGRGIRTRGGRGVRTRGVERGVRTRGGKSRGVRTRSETRYSSESEESFVEDSEVSDHYSMQSSPFSESASVQQDSDESDDILPNISGLSAIIASLDKDDGSLSPVFFHEIVVEEPVLPFIEEPVLFLKN is encoded by the exons ATGCGAGAAACATCaaaccaaaaaattaaatacattaagTGGGAACGAATGACCAAAGAAAAGAATGGAAAACAAGTAACACAGATCATGCCAAAAACTTACGAAAAAAGTGCCACTGAGGTTGTTTTGGATCTTGCTAAAGAGCTGGACAAACTAGCAGCCCATTTATTTGTTGCTGCTTGGCAACAAAATCAGTTCTCGCATCTTCTAAAGAGTGTGCCTTCCCACTGGGTCATTCTTAACATGGACTTCTCCGAGAATTATTCATGTGTGAACCAAAACGAGGTCCAGAGTGCCCACTGGGGCCATAACAATATAACGATACACCCAGCTGTATCTTATTACAGATGTCCAAATGAAAACTGTAACGACACAATACAGGAGTCTCTGATATTTGTGTCAGACGATCTAGTACATGATGCGCATGCAGTAGCAACATTTGTTGCTAAAGCAAATGAACATTTGCAGAACAAAAGAGGATtgataattgaaaaacaaattcagtTTACTGATGGATGTTCTGCGCAGTATAAATCCAAAACTCCCTTTACAGATATTTCATACAGCAAAGAGGACTATGGGTTTGTGGTTGAAAGACACTTCTACGGTTCACGCCATGGGAAAGGGCCCTCGGATGGTGCCGGAGCAGTTGTAAAGTCAGGAGCAAGAAGAGCAGTAATGGGCATGAATGTTGTTATTAACAATGCAGAGGATCTTTATAACTTTGGGAAGGAAAAGCTTGAAAGCACAGAAGAGAAAACTGACCATTTACATCACAAAAGGACTTTCTTCCTCATTGAAAATATCGACAGAAACCGCCCAGACAGAAGCAAAACAAAGACTGTTCCTGGAACTCGAAAATTGCAATGTATTAAGTCGACAGAAGAAAAGTATTCTCTCCTGACAAGAAACCTGTCTTGTTTTTGTCAAGTATGTGTAGATAACACAGCAGATGAAATTCAGTGTGAAAATTCTGAACTTGTGGATCAGTGGACTTCTCAGGAATTACACCATACTGCTGTGGGAAATGATGTTCGTCAAACCAGAGGGAGGGGTAGAAATGCAGGAACAAGAGGAGCAAGGGCTAGAAGGGGTGATAGAGGTTTAAGAAATAGAGGAGGAGGAAGGACAAGAGAGGAAGATAGAGATCTAAGAATTGGAGAAGGAGGAAGAGGAGTAAGGACTAGAGGAGAAGAAAGAGGAGCAAGGACAAGAGGGGAAGGTAGAGATATAAGAATTGGAGAAGGAGGAAGAGGAGTAAGGACTAGAGGAGAAGAAAGAGGAGCAAGGACAAGAGGGGAAGATAGAGATCTAAGAATTGGAGAAGGAGGAAGAGGAGTAAGGACTAGAGGAGCAAGGACAAGAGGGGAAGATAGAGATCTAAGAATTGGAGAAGGAGGAAGAGGAGTAAGGACTAGAGGAGAAGAAAGAGGAGCAGGGACAAGAGGGGAAGGAAGAGATGTAAGAATTGGAGAAGGAAGAGGAATAAGGACTAGAGGAGGAAGAGGAGTAAGGACTAGAGGAGTAGAGAGAGGAGTAAGGACTAGAGGAGGAAAAAGTAGAGGAGTGAGAACTAGATCAGAGACAAGATACAGTTCAGAAAGTGAAGAGTCCTTTGTAGAAG ATTCTGAGGTTTCCGATCATTATTCCATGCAGTCAAGTCCTTTCAGCGAAAGTGCGTCTGTGCAACAAGACAG tGATGAGAGTGATGATATTTTACCGAACATCTCGGGACTCTCTGCCATAATTGCTTCTCTTGACAAG gaTGATGGCTCTTTATCCCCTGTCTTCTTCCATGAAATTGTGGTAGAGGAACCTGTCCTCCCTTTCATAGAGGAACCTGTCCTCTTTTTG AAAAACTAA